The Latilactobacillus sakei subsp. sakei DSM 20017 = JCM 1157 genome includes a window with the following:
- a CDS encoding ABC transporter ATP-binding protein, protein MQQMRVAPSKSQFSFKDFLGLIKNTKPKYWQLFLGLALGLVATGVQLAVPSYAKQLINSFSKQFNIYMLIGIVVLFILSAVISAASGSLLGFFGEDVIQKLRNNIWHKLLHLRVSYFDDVKSGEMTSRLVNDSTQIKDLLSRSFPGLVTAIFTIVGAFAIMLFMDWKMTLIMAFSVPLVMAVMLPIAKKSHAIGHTRQDELARFNGETDETLSEIRLVKSSNAEQQASQQGQTAIGSLYKIGLREAIYDSVAGPIMTAVMMGLIVGILAYGSARVAQGTMTIGAMFSFLMYLFQLMGPAATLGQFFTTLSKASGSTERIQELMQESEEDFDHGTAVDVEGQTLKVESVDFGYEDDQTILHDLSFEAKPNTVVAFAGPSGGGKSTIFSLLERYYEPNQGAIKIGETSINDVSLADWRKQIGFVSQDSAIMAGTIRDNLTYGLTGEYADAQLWAVLQLAFAEKFVREMPEGLDTEVGTRGVKVSGGQRQRLAIARAFLRDPKILMLDEATASLDSESEAMVQKALETLMEGRTTLVIAHRLSTIVDADQIYFIENGHVSGAGKHQELVANHELYREYVETQFNQD, encoded by the coding sequence ATGCAACAAATGAGAGTCGCACCATCTAAAAGTCAATTTAGTTTCAAAGATTTTCTAGGTTTAATTAAGAATACAAAACCTAAATATTGGCAGTTGTTCTTGGGTTTAGCATTAGGGCTAGTTGCAACTGGTGTTCAGTTAGCGGTTCCTAGTTACGCTAAACAATTGATCAATAGTTTTTCAAAACAATTTAATATTTACATGTTGATTGGGATTGTTGTTTTATTCATCTTGAGTGCGGTGATCAGTGCCGCTTCGGGATCGCTACTCGGTTTTTTCGGGGAGGATGTTATCCAGAAATTACGGAATAACATTTGGCATAAATTATTGCATCTTAGAGTGAGTTATTTTGATGACGTGAAGTCGGGCGAAATGACATCACGGTTGGTGAATGATTCAACTCAGATCAAAGATTTATTATCACGATCATTTCCCGGGTTAGTAACAGCCATTTTCACAATTGTGGGGGCATTCGCTATTATGCTCTTCATGGATTGGAAAATGACTTTAATCATGGCCTTTTCAGTGCCATTGGTTATGGCTGTGATGTTACCAATTGCGAAGAAGTCACATGCCATTGGCCACACCCGCCAAGATGAGTTAGCGCGTTTCAACGGCGAAACGGATGAAACATTGAGCGAAATCCGCTTAGTCAAATCATCAAATGCAGAACAACAAGCCAGCCAACAAGGGCAAACAGCTATTGGTAGCCTTTATAAGATTGGTTTACGGGAAGCCATTTATGATTCTGTTGCGGGTCCGATTATGACCGCGGTCATGATGGGCTTAATTGTTGGTATTTTGGCTTATGGGTCAGCGCGAGTTGCTCAAGGCACAATGACAATTGGCGCGATGTTCTCATTTTTAATGTACTTATTCCAATTAATGGGGCCAGCCGCAACACTAGGGCAATTCTTTACAACGCTCTCAAAGGCTAGTGGTTCGACAGAACGGATTCAAGAATTGATGCAAGAATCTGAAGAAGATTTTGATCATGGAACGGCGGTAGATGTCGAAGGTCAAACATTGAAAGTTGAATCAGTTGATTTTGGTTATGAAGATGATCAAACGATTTTACATGATTTATCATTTGAAGCGAAACCTAATACGGTAGTCGCTTTTGCAGGCCCTTCCGGTGGCGGAAAATCGACAATCTTCAGCTTATTAGAACGGTATTACGAACCAAATCAGGGTGCAATCAAGATTGGCGAAACGTCAATTAACGATGTTTCCTTAGCGGATTGGCGGAAACAAATCGGTTTCGTCAGTCAGGATTCAGCTATTATGGCGGGGACAATTCGAGATAACTTAACTTATGGGTTAACCGGCGAATACGCAGACGCACAATTATGGGCTGTATTGCAGTTAGCCTTTGCTGAAAAGTTTGTGCGTGAGATGCCTGAAGGCCTTGATACAGAAGTCGGTACTCGGGGTGTTAAAGTTTCGGGTGGTCAGCGGCAAAGATTGGCAATTGCGCGCGCCTTTTTACGCGATCCTAAGATTTTGATGCTAGATGAAGCAACGGCCAGCTTAGATTCTGAATCAGAAGCAATGGTTCAAAAAGCTTTAGAAACCTTGATGGAAGGTCGAACGACCCTCGTCATTGCGCACCGTTTAAGTACAATTGTCGATGCAGATCAGATTTACTTCATCGAAAACGGACACGTTTCAGGTGCGGGTAAACATCAAGAATTAGTTGCTAACCATGAACTCTATCGAGAATATGTGGAGACACAATTTAATCAAGACTAG
- a CDS encoding MarR family winged helix-turn-helix transcriptional regulator yields the protein MTNETQETMALFAKLVQSRYFVASAWMTVGKERRRDFMNTKGKSRLLNLLAAKDGLTNAEITELLDIRPSSVSLQVKALEEDGYVTRQASAADKRVSLIFITDKGRDSIEKGDLETDKLSETILAGLSESEINELRVILSKIANNVQQTQFDSAFFEYGHHMRHQNHGDWNRSRFPW from the coding sequence ATGACAAATGAAACACAAGAAACCATGGCGTTATTCGCTAAACTCGTTCAATCGCGGTATTTTGTGGCATCGGCATGGATGACGGTCGGCAAAGAAAGACGGCGCGATTTTATGAATACGAAGGGTAAATCACGATTATTGAATTTATTGGCCGCTAAAGATGGGCTAACGAATGCTGAAATTACAGAATTACTAGATATTCGTCCTAGTTCAGTGAGCTTGCAAGTTAAGGCACTTGAAGAAGATGGCTATGTTACACGCCAAGCATCAGCAGCAGATAAACGCGTTTCCCTCATTTTCATTACGGATAAAGGACGGGACTCAATCGAAAAAGGTGATTTGGAAACTGATAAATTATCAGAAACAATTTTGGCTGGCTTAAGCGAATCTGAAATCAATGAATTACGAGTGATTTTAAGCAAAATTGCTAATAATGTACAACAAACACAGTTTGATTCAGCCTTTTTCGAATACGGGCACCATATGCGTCATCAAAATCACGGCGATTGGAATCGTTCACGATTCCCTTGGTAG
- a CDS encoding MerR family transcriptional regulator, translating into MNIKEASQQTGVTATTIRYYEKEGLIPAIDRNDVGVRAIDDRIIRRINFVKTMRAAGMSIEALKEYIRLFDAQEDNTAQQFKLLNEQIAIMEEKRDDLQTAIDHLRWKVDHYEDHMAVTEEELREVEKNRADQ; encoded by the coding sequence ATGAATATTAAAGAAGCGAGTCAACAAACAGGCGTTACCGCGACAACCATTCGTTATTATGAAAAAGAGGGCTTAATCCCAGCGATTGATCGCAACGATGTTGGCGTGCGAGCGATTGACGACCGAATTATTAGAAGAATTAATTTCGTAAAGACAATGCGTGCAGCCGGGATGAGTATCGAAGCGCTTAAGGAATATATTCGTTTATTTGATGCCCAAGAAGATAATACAGCTCAGCAGTTTAAACTGTTGAACGAACAAATCGCAATTATGGAAGAAAAGCGCGATGACCTTCAAACGGCAATTGACCATCTGCGTTGGAAGGTTGATCACTATGAAGATCATATGGCAGTCACAGAAGAAGAATTAAGAGAGGTTGAAAAAAATAGAGCTGATCAGTAA
- a CDS encoding NAD(P)H-binding protein, translating to MKKILIIGATGSIGSEVTAHLLDETDAQLTLLARHVNQPNQERVTWVQGDATNLVQLEKVMRNQDALFVAVSGQLPQVAKAVVTTMTKLQIHKLVFIASMGIYNEILASIGASGNLASNGMLQAYRKAADIVTESTLNYTVVRPGWFDQGSHDYEVTGRNEPFGGHDVSHWAIADLVRRVLEDEQLYARTSVGINRPQ from the coding sequence ATGAAAAAAATCTTAATTATTGGTGCAACAGGTTCAATTGGTTCAGAAGTTACCGCACATTTATTAGACGAAACGGATGCGCAACTCACTTTATTAGCGCGCCACGTTAATCAGCCTAATCAAGAACGCGTCACGTGGGTTCAAGGAGACGCGACCAATCTCGTGCAACTCGAAAAAGTAATGCGTAATCAAGATGCTCTTTTTGTAGCGGTCAGTGGTCAATTGCCCCAAGTAGCCAAGGCAGTCGTGACAACGATGACTAAATTGCAGATTCATAAACTGGTTTTCATTGCTTCTATGGGGATTTATAATGAAATTCTAGCTAGCATTGGTGCTTCGGGTAATCTGGCCTCTAATGGGATGTTGCAAGCCTATCGCAAAGCCGCGGATATTGTCACGGAGAGTACTTTGAATTATACTGTGGTTCGACCCGGTTGGTTTGATCAAGGTAGCCATGATTATGAAGTGACTGGCCGCAATGAACCTTTTGGCGGGCATGACGTTTCTCACTGGGCAATTGCTGATTTAGTCCGGCGGGTGCTTGAAGACGAGCAATTATATGCACGAACAAGTGTCGGCATTAACCGGCCACAATAA
- a CDS encoding MFS transporter has protein sequence MMPLRLFADRERLGGYIARFFYLGAMLSMWFLTPQIMQTHLGFTPLQAGIGFFPLTVVNFIVALQVSKLTTRFGNTKLLTVGIAKTAIGMCALGFFSEQVGYALGIAVPMILMGIGQGLTLSPLTVAGVANTLPADAGAASGVVNMVHQIGGSIGMSFIVAVSATFKNGLTSYHVAMGLATVLLIGALLAVIGLILPTLKKESE, from the coding sequence ATGATGCCATTGCGCTTGTTTGCTGATCGCGAACGACTAGGGGGCTATATTGCGCGCTTCTTCTATCTGGGTGCAATGTTGAGTATGTGGTTTTTGACACCTCAAATTATGCAAACCCATTTAGGTTTTACGCCCCTTCAAGCAGGGATTGGCTTTTTCCCCTTAACGGTGGTTAATTTCATCGTTGCCTTGCAAGTTTCAAAATTAACAACGCGCTTTGGTAATACGAAATTACTAACCGTGGGGATTGCAAAGACCGCAATTGGGATGTGTGCCTTAGGCTTTTTCTCAGAGCAAGTTGGCTATGCGCTAGGTATCGCGGTTCCCATGATCTTGATGGGGATTGGACAAGGTTTAACACTCAGTCCATTAACGGTCGCCGGTGTTGCCAATACGTTACCTGCAGATGCTGGCGCAGCTTCGGGCGTGGTCAACATGGTCCATCAAATTGGGGGTTCAATCGGGATGTCGTTTATTGTGGCTGTTTCAGCGACTTTTAAAAACGGCCTAACAAGTTACCACGTGGCAATGGGGTTAGCGACCGTTCTCTTGATTGGTGCGTTGCTCGCGGTGATCGGCTTAATTTTACCAACACTTAAAAAGGAGTCTGAATGA
- a CDS encoding MFS transporter, giving the protein MKKTNKKVILAIILISYFMILLDNSIIFTGTVKIAAELNLSQTTLSWVTNAYSLTFGGLLLLGGSIGDIIGRKRVFMIGLTVFAVGSLLVGLANSAVMIILARAFQGIGSAILAPTTLALLMDSFSGEARTRAIAAYGDTAGIGASIGLVIGGIFASLLSWRDGFFINVPIAIIMIGLTVLFIPTTQATQAKRLDLIGALTSIIGMTALVYSLVGQQGRLLALLVAVVYLARSTNETTNDAIALVC; this is encoded by the coding sequence ATGAAAAAGACAAACAAGAAGGTTATTTTAGCGATTATCCTCATCAGTTATTTTATGATTTTATTGGATAATTCAATTATTTTTACAGGGACGGTTAAAATTGCCGCCGAATTAAACTTAAGTCAAACAACATTATCGTGGGTCACAAATGCTTACTCACTAACGTTTGGTGGTTTGTTATTACTTGGCGGTAGTATTGGTGATATTATTGGCCGTAAGCGGGTTTTCATGATTGGACTGACAGTTTTCGCGGTAGGGTCATTATTAGTTGGCCTTGCCAATAGTGCGGTGATGATTATTTTAGCCCGGGCATTTCAAGGCATTGGTTCAGCAATCTTGGCACCAACGACTTTGGCACTCTTAATGGACAGTTTTTCAGGCGAAGCAAGAACACGCGCGATTGCGGCTTATGGTGACACAGCTGGTATTGGTGCTAGTATTGGGTTAGTTATTGGTGGTATTTTTGCCAGTCTACTATCTTGGCGGGACGGCTTTTTCATCAACGTACCGATTGCGATTATTATGATTGGTTTAACGGTTCTTTTCATACCAACCACTCAAGCCACACAAGCTAAGCGATTAGATTTAATCGGTGCACTGACGTCGATTATTGGGATGACGGCACTTGTTTATAGCCTAGTTGGCCAACAAGGTCGCTTACTAGCATTGTTAGTAGCAGTCGTTTATCTGGCAAGAAGCACGAACGAAACAACCAATGATGCCATTGCGCTTGTTTGCTGA
- a CDS encoding PRD domain-containing protein produces the protein MKFQKNFNNNAALVEDGQALEWIVIGNGVGFGKHPGDLVDESKIERRFIATGSKGFDATQVQALTEINAKMLTIMSEIVTLVEPALDTKINDRQYLILADHLQFAVKRINAHVTLNDQSLLWELRNLFPTEYKTAQQTIQLINQKLGFKLPDGEAVPLTYHFVNIKNGDSEIEDTMTMAKLVANIIGIVQKNYGIVLDEESFNYSRFISHLRYFIIRRLKKTQETDTQLDPALLAMMITRYPQAYQVVQQITAFLKLEIDWALQSDEEVYLLLHIWRVTQHQQTE, from the coding sequence ATGAAATTTCAAAAAAATTTTAATAATAATGCTGCCCTCGTTGAAGACGGCCAAGCGCTTGAATGGATTGTAATCGGCAACGGTGTTGGTTTTGGCAAACACCCTGGCGACTTGGTCGATGAATCAAAGATTGAACGCCGTTTTATCGCAACCGGTTCAAAGGGGTTCGATGCAACCCAAGTTCAGGCACTAACAGAAATCAATGCAAAAATGCTAACCATTATGTCCGAAATCGTTACGTTAGTTGAGCCAGCATTAGATACTAAGATTAACGATCGCCAATATCTGATTCTAGCGGACCATCTCCAATTCGCCGTTAAACGCATCAACGCCCATGTCACGTTAAACGATCAATCATTACTCTGGGAATTACGTAATTTATTTCCAACTGAATATAAAACTGCGCAGCAGACTATTCAACTGATCAATCAAAAATTAGGCTTCAAACTACCTGATGGTGAAGCAGTGCCCCTCACTTATCATTTTGTAAATATCAAAAACGGCGACAGTGAAATCGAAGACACGATGACCATGGCCAAGTTGGTCGCTAACATCATTGGTATCGTCCAAAAAAACTACGGCATTGTGCTAGACGAAGAGTCGTTCAATTACAGTCGCTTCATCTCCCATCTTCGCTACTTCATCATTCGACGTCTCAAAAAGACGCAAGAAACAGACACACAACTTGATCCGGCACTACTTGCTATGATGATCACACGTTATCCACAAGCGTATCAAGTTGTCCAACAAATTACGGCATTTTTGAAACTTGAGATAGATTGGGCCTTACAATCCGACGAAGAAGTTTACTTATTATTGCATATCTGGCGTGTCACCCAGCATCAACAAACTGAATAA
- a CDS encoding beta-glucoside-specific PTS transporter subunit IIABC produces the protein MAYEQLATDILANVGGPENIRSVVHCTTRLRFKLKDEKKAHTDILKNMDGVVTVVQSGGQYQVVIGNQVADVYDALLKIGNIAGEGIVPDDDDQQPKMSLLDKFIDLISGIFAPTLGVLAATGMIKGLVALFVAVGWLTTKSGTYQILFALGDSFFYFFPIMLGYSASKKFKVNPFLGMVIGASLVYPSIVGRVPSALAQTGAKPLYTLFAGTLFESPIYTTFLGIPVIMMSYASSVIPIVVAVWFTSKVEPFFKKVLPEVIRTFLVPFCTALVVVPVTFLVIGPLSTWLGDLLGAGSNALYQFSPVVTGAVLGGLWQVLVIFGLHWGIVPLAILNISTLGYDTILTLVFAASFAQIGSVLAITLRTKNKKLKGLGWSSFISGIFGVTEPVIYGITLPRKKPFIFSCIGGAVGGLLLGLFGTRGYLVGGLGVFGIPNFINPKTGLDMTVYGALIAAAVAFVIALLLTLFFGISKEDQVATVEPAAPMAPTPPTEAPAKVTPEIITSPLSGTVIPLSELKDPVFSSAVMGKGVAIIPSDGQLFAPVAGTVSLVFPTGHAIGINSEHGAEILMHVGMDTVQLEGKPFTVHMKQGQAVLPGDLLLTFDIEAIQAAGYEIATPVIITNGNLYDSVAPLISTGTVSTGDQLLTLK, from the coding sequence ATGGCTTACGAACAACTTGCAACAGACATCTTGGCAAACGTGGGCGGACCCGAAAATATCCGCAGCGTTGTCCACTGTACGACGCGCTTGCGCTTCAAATTGAAGGACGAAAAAAAGGCGCACACTGATATTTTAAAAAATATGGACGGCGTTGTGACGGTTGTCCAAAGTGGTGGTCAATACCAAGTCGTTATCGGTAATCAAGTCGCTGACGTTTATGACGCACTTTTGAAAATCGGCAATATTGCCGGTGAAGGCATCGTCCCTGATGATGACGACCAACAACCTAAAATGAGTTTACTCGATAAATTCATCGATTTAATTTCTGGCATCTTCGCACCAACGCTTGGCGTCTTAGCGGCAACCGGGATGATTAAAGGGCTCGTCGCCCTCTTTGTCGCAGTCGGTTGGCTCACCACCAAATCTGGCACTTATCAAATTCTATTTGCGCTCGGCGATTCATTCTTCTATTTCTTCCCAATTATGTTAGGCTACAGTGCCAGCAAGAAATTCAAAGTCAATCCGTTCCTCGGTATGGTGATTGGGGCCTCCCTCGTTTACCCGTCAATCGTGGGACGAGTCCCTTCAGCGCTGGCACAAACAGGCGCTAAACCACTTTACACTTTGTTTGCCGGTACGCTATTTGAATCACCAATTTACACAACATTCCTCGGTATTCCGGTGATTATGATGAGTTACGCGTCATCCGTCATCCCAATCGTGGTTGCTGTTTGGTTCACCTCAAAAGTTGAACCCTTCTTCAAAAAAGTCTTACCCGAAGTGATTCGGACATTCTTAGTACCGTTTTGTACGGCCCTCGTCGTTGTGCCGGTGACCTTCTTAGTGATTGGTCCACTGTCAACTTGGCTTGGTGATCTATTAGGCGCTGGTAGTAATGCGCTCTATCAATTCAGTCCAGTGGTTACTGGGGCAGTGCTTGGTGGCCTCTGGCAAGTGCTCGTTATCTTTGGCCTTCATTGGGGGATTGTGCCACTGGCAATTCTCAATATTTCCACATTAGGTTACGACACGATCTTAACGCTCGTCTTTGCCGCATCCTTTGCACAAATCGGATCTGTTTTAGCCATCACATTACGAACGAAAAATAAAAAGCTCAAAGGCTTAGGCTGGTCATCTTTCATCTCTGGGATTTTCGGTGTCACAGAACCCGTAATTTACGGGATTACACTGCCACGTAAAAAGCCATTCATCTTCAGTTGTATCGGTGGTGCAGTCGGCGGATTGCTACTCGGCTTATTTGGCACTCGCGGCTACCTCGTGGGTGGACTCGGTGTCTTCGGTATTCCGAACTTTATCAATCCAAAGACCGGTCTCGATATGACCGTTTACGGTGCGCTAATTGCTGCCGCTGTTGCCTTCGTAATTGCATTATTATTAACACTTTTCTTCGGCATTTCTAAGGAAGATCAAGTGGCAACCGTTGAACCCGCTGCTCCTATGGCACCTACTCCTCCGACAGAAGCGCCTGCCAAAGTAACACCTGAAATCATTACTAGTCCCCTTAGTGGCACCGTAATACCTCTTTCAGAACTAAAAGATCCTGTTTTCTCATCAGCTGTCATGGGCAAAGGGGTGGCAATCATTCCTTCTGATGGCCAACTTTTCGCACCCGTTGCCGGAACAGTCAGCCTCGTCTTTCCAACTGGACACGCAATTGGTATTAATTCTGAACACGGTGCTGAAATTTTAATGCATGTCGGGATGGATACCGTCCAACTTGAGGGCAAACCATTTACGGTACATATGAAACAGGGGCAAGCAGTCCTCCCCGGTGATTTATTATTAACCTTCGATATTGAAGCCATTCAAGCGGCCGGTTACGAAATCGCGACACCGGTCATCATTACTAATGGTAATTTGTACGATTCAGTGGCACCTCTGATTTCAACCGGAACTGTGTCTACTGGCGATCAACTCTTAACTTTAAAATAA
- a CDS encoding 6-phospho-beta-glucosidase, whose translation MTNHTPFPKDFLWGGATAANQYEGAYQTDGKGLSLVDILPDAHHGRWEALMNPKKAQATQYDFYPSHKSVDFYHHYEEDLRLVAEMGFKTYRLSISWPRIFPNGDDLTPNEAGLAFYDRVIDLCRELNIEPLVTINHFDTPLAMMDKCNGWANRQMIDHYLRFCSVLFKRYRGKVHYWLTFNEINMILHIPFLGGGMDISDAAHPDQIKYQASHHQLVASALATKLAHEIDPDNQIGCMLAAGETYPNTPNPADVFKALETNREGYFFIDVQSRGAYPNYAKRLFKAKNIVLAMGPDDEAILKANTVDFISFSYYSSRLVSADPVVNEQTEGNVFASLKNPYLKTSEWGWQTDGLGLRTTMNQLYDRYQKPLFIVENGLGARDTVTADGQIHDDYRISYLQENITAMGQAIADGVPCIGYTSWGCIDLVSAGSGEMDKRYGYVYVDRDNDGNGTLARTPKDSFYWYQNVIKTNGSVLYNGQTF comes from the coding sequence ATGACTAATCACACCCCTTTCCCAAAAGATTTTCTCTGGGGCGGCGCAACTGCCGCTAACCAATATGAAGGTGCTTACCAAACCGACGGCAAAGGTTTGTCGCTCGTTGATATTTTGCCAGATGCTCACCATGGCCGCTGGGAAGCCCTAATGAATCCTAAAAAAGCGCAAGCGACTCAATACGACTTCTATCCAAGTCACAAATCCGTTGATTTCTATCATCATTATGAAGAAGACCTGCGCTTGGTGGCTGAGATGGGCTTTAAAACCTATCGGCTATCAATTAGCTGGCCTCGTATTTTCCCAAATGGTGATGATTTAACACCTAACGAAGCCGGTCTCGCCTTTTACGATCGCGTGATTGATCTGTGTCGCGAGCTCAACATTGAACCACTCGTGACCATCAACCATTTCGATACCCCACTAGCGATGATGGATAAGTGTAACGGCTGGGCCAATCGCCAGATGATCGACCACTACTTGCGCTTTTGTTCGGTGCTTTTTAAACGCTATAGAGGTAAAGTTCACTATTGGTTAACGTTTAACGAAATCAACATGATTCTCCACATTCCGTTCTTAGGCGGTGGCATGGACATTTCCGATGCTGCTCATCCAGATCAAATTAAATACCAAGCTTCCCATCACCAATTAGTGGCTTCAGCGTTAGCAACCAAGCTTGCACATGAAATCGATCCAGATAATCAAATTGGCTGCATGCTAGCCGCTGGCGAAACTTATCCGAATACGCCAAATCCAGCGGATGTCTTCAAAGCACTTGAAACCAATCGCGAAGGCTACTTCTTCATCGATGTGCAATCACGTGGTGCTTATCCGAACTATGCCAAGCGGTTATTTAAAGCCAAAAATATCGTATTAGCAATGGGACCTGATGATGAGGCGATTCTCAAAGCCAATACAGTCGACTTCATTTCATTTAGTTATTACTCATCTCGTTTAGTTAGTGCTGATCCAGTGGTGAATGAACAAACTGAAGGTAACGTCTTCGCCTCGCTTAAAAATCCATATCTCAAAACAAGCGAATGGGGCTGGCAAACTGACGGTCTTGGCTTACGGACGACAATGAATCAACTCTATGATCGATATCAAAAACCACTGTTTATCGTTGAAAACGGCCTAGGTGCACGTGATACAGTCACTGCTGATGGTCAAATTCACGACGACTACCGTATCAGTTATCTGCAAGAAAATATCACCGCTATGGGCCAAGCAATTGCCGACGGCGTACCCTGTATCGGTTACACTTCCTGGGGCTGTATCGATTTAGTCAGCGCCGGTTCAGGTGAAATGGACAAGCGTTACGGTTACGTATACGTTGACCGCGACAATGATGGTAACGGCACATTAGCCCGTACACCAAAGGATTCTTTCTACTGGTATCAAAATGTCATTAAAACCAACGGTAGCGTGTTATATAACGGCCAAACATTTTAA